One Phaseolus vulgaris cultivar G19833 chromosome 11, P. vulgaris v2.0, whole genome shotgun sequence genomic window carries:
- the LOC137833179 gene encoding alpha-mannosidase I MNS5-like — MSHKLWSMHSSLKLFGTTLDVATGQWIEYSSGIGAGVDSFYEYLLKAHILFGKEDFWKMFHSPYVAVQKYFRHGSWYHEADIIRTGRATHWQLTSLQAFWPGLQVLIGDFSDANSSHREFFHVWKRYGVLPERYLLDHQMIHPTEKYYPLRPELVESTFYLCQATKDPWYIEVGESIVNSINLYTKVEGGFASIKDVTTMQLEDHQHSFFLAETCKYLYLLFDDSFVHENNYVFTTEGHPFPVLSNWHEELPQAYVPTNWTFVKILCALFVSGIRLRKWCSIT; from the exons ATGAGCCACAAGCTATGGAGTATGCATAGCTCATTAAAATTATTTGGAACCACACTGGACGTGGCAACTGGGCAATGGATTGAATATTCATCAGGAATTGGAGCTG GGGTTGATTCCTTCTATGAGTATCTACTCAAAGCCCATATCCTTTTTGGGAAGGAGGACTTTTGGAAAATGTTTCACTCTCCTTATGTTGCCGTACAAAAATATTTCAGACACGGTTCTTG GTACCATGAAGCTGATATTATTAGGACTGGAAGAGCAACTCATTGGCAGCTTACAAGCCTTCAAGCATTTTGGCCTGGCCTACAG GTTCTTATTGGGGATTTTAGTGATGCTAATTCATCTCACCGTGAGTTCTTCCATGTGTGGAAGAGATACGGAGTGCTACCAGAGAG GTATTTGCTGGACCACCAGATGATTCATCCTACTGAAAAATATTATCCCTTACGTCCTGAATTAGTCGAGTCAACCTTCTACTTATGTCAAGCCACTAAAG ATCCATGGTATATTGAAGTTGGTGAATCAATAGTCAATTCCATTAATTTATACACCAAAGTTGAGGGTGGGTTTGCAAGCATTAAGGATGTGACAACTATGCAGTTGGAAGATCATCAGCATAGTTTTTTTCTTGCTGAAAC GTGCAAATATTTATATCTTCTATTTGACGATTCGTTTGTACATGAGAATAATTATGTATTTACCACTGAAGGTCATCCTTTTCCAGTACTCAGCAATTGGCATGAAGAGCTTCCACAAGCTTATGTTCCAACTAATTGGACTTTTGTGAAG ATTCTGTGTGCTTTATTTGTTTCCGGCATCAGATTACggaagtggtgctccatcacctaa